From the Brevibacillus choshinensis genome, one window contains:
- a CDS encoding acetyl-CoA carboxylase biotin carboxyl carrier protein, producing the protein MKLHDIRELVKLVNQSSIEELEWEQGKTTVVIKKAAPILVVSDEIPAVQAGEVESGYQEAAVTAEVTTQAPPEAQAVTQTISSSSVGIFTSSVTVGQTIQSGDVVGRCSVDALQLSQDIVSSVNGEIVEIFAADGQLVDYGKALMAVKES; encoded by the coding sequence ATGAAACTGCACGATATTCGCGAATTGGTCAAACTGGTCAATCAATCTTCCATCGAAGAACTGGAGTGGGAGCAAGGCAAGACTACGGTCGTGATTAAAAAGGCAGCTCCCATTCTCGTAGTGTCCGATGAAATCCCCGCCGTTCAGGCGGGTGAAGTCGAATCTGGCTATCAAGAGGCGGCAGTAACTGCAGAAGTGACGACCCAAGCTCCTCCGGAAGCTCAAGCAGTAACCCAAACCATCTCCTCCAGTTCGGTAGGAATCTTCACGTCTTCTGTAACAGTCGGTCAAACGATCCAGTCAGGTGACGTGGTAGGGCGTTGCTCCGTAGACGCCTTGCAGCTTTCCCAAGACATCGTCTCTTCTGTCAATGGAGAAATCGTAGAAATTTTCGCAGCAGACGGTCAGCTCGTCGATTACGGCAAAGCGTTGATGGCTGTCAAAGAAAGCTAG